A stretch of Holosporales bacterium DNA encodes these proteins:
- a CDS encoding ATP-binding cassette domain-containing protein, whose product MTTLLQLKSISKSFGARHLFQDVSFTINDDEHVGVIGQNGAGKTTLFDVIIGKQEPDNGTMTKSTNLHIAYLSQHDDFTPDETAEDYIMRVANVMSWEVQSQCADFDIDKRRLQKKISTLSGGYKMRCKLLGLSLQKADLLLLDEPSNYLDLDTILVLERFLQGFSGAFMVISHDQEFLRRTTDHILEIEGGEATKFNGNLDDYFEQKQILREQLEAHAASLKERRDEILRFVARFGAKATKARQAQSRLKRLDKMETVEVKPIPVSAKIKIPPPTHCGKVALTIKDADLGYGNNRILRNVSFTVQRGDHIVVTGANGRGKTTLLKSLAGAIPLLNGTLELGYEVSLAYYAQHVSEQLKPERTVLEELVCAKDTSITEQDAKNLAGTLLFTKDDMNKKIKILSGGEKSRVALGCVLLKKVNFLLLDEPTNHLDFQTTAALSQALHEYGGAIIVVSHDRAFVRTLSKKTIEVQADGTVAVYPGTYDEYVWSLQRRLRK is encoded by the coding sequence ATGACAACTTTGCTTCAACTTAAAAGCATCAGTAAAAGCTTTGGGGCGCGGCATTTATTCCAAGACGTAAGCTTTACTATAAATGATGATGAGCATGTTGGGGTTATTGGACAAAATGGCGCGGGTAAGACTACGCTGTTTGACGTCATCATTGGTAAGCAAGAGCCGGATAACGGAACGATGACCAAGTCGACCAATTTGCACATCGCCTACCTGTCGCAGCATGACGATTTCACGCCAGACGAGACCGCCGAGGATTATATTATGCGTGTTGCAAATGTCATGTCGTGGGAGGTGCAGTCCCAATGTGCAGATTTCGACATTGATAAGCGTCGGCTTCAGAAAAAAATATCCACTTTAAGCGGTGGATATAAAATGAGGTGCAAGCTGCTGGGCTTGTCGTTACAAAAAGCCGATTTGCTTCTGCTAGACGAGCCAAGCAACTATCTTGATTTGGACACCATCCTGGTGCTTGAGCGTTTTTTGCAAGGGTTTTCGGGCGCATTTATGGTGATTTCCCATGATCAGGAATTTCTGCGCCGAACGACCGATCATATCTTGGAAATTGAGGGTGGCGAAGCAACCAAATTCAACGGAAATCTCGACGATTATTTCGAACAAAAACAGATATTGCGGGAACAGCTTGAGGCCCATGCAGCAAGCCTTAAAGAGCGCCGGGATGAAATTTTACGCTTTGTTGCAAGATTTGGCGCCAAGGCAACCAAGGCCAGGCAAGCTCAATCACGCTTGAAACGACTTGATAAGATGGAGACGGTTGAGGTTAAGCCAATTCCAGTATCGGCAAAAATCAAAATACCGCCGCCAACCCATTGCGGAAAAGTTGCTTTAACCATTAAAGATGCAGATCTTGGCTATGGCAACAACAGGATATTAAGAAACGTATCGTTTACGGTACAGCGAGGCGATCACATCGTGGTTACCGGCGCTAATGGCCGAGGGAAGACCACTTTGCTTAAAAGCCTGGCAGGCGCTATCCCGCTTCTTAACGGTACGTTAGAGTTGGGGTATGAAGTCAGCTTAGCCTATTACGCCCAGCATGTCTCAGAGCAGCTTAAGCCAGAGCGCACTGTGCTTGAAGAACTTGTGTGCGCAAAGGATACATCGATAACCGAGCAAGATGCCAAAAACCTGGCTGGTACACTGCTGTTCACTAAAGATGACATGAACAAGAAGATCAAGATTCTTTCCGGTGGCGAAAAGTCGCGTGTAGCTTTAGGTTGCGTTCTGCTGAAAAAGGTCAATTTCCTTCTTTTGGATGAGCCAACCAATCATCTGGACTTTCAGACAACGGCGGCTCTCTCACAAGCGTTGCATGAGTACGGCGGTGCTATTATAGTTGTCAGCCACGACCGCGCTTTTGTCAGAACGCTCAGCAAAAAGACCATAGAGGTTCAAGCAGATGGCACCGTTGCCGTCTATCCTGGCACTTATGACGAGTATGTTTGGTCGCTGCAGAGAAGACTTAGGAAATAA
- a CDS encoding MFS transporter — MNKAKIDTEFQAMKKVIFSCIAGSSLEWYDFALYGYFAALLGRLFFPSGDEFQQLIASFGAFASGLIARPVGAVMFGYIGDIWGRKKALIVSIYMMAIPTAAMALLPTYEYLGIWSGVLLTMIRIVQGLALGGGFTGTMVFIYEHSSEKRRGTYSSWAPFSLVFGFVLGAVIATVVGFALDNDALESWGWRVPFGISFIGTFIAKYVQKRLSDPKEFLDAKKQKAEKEPLLRSLFSRHWRALILVVVIDILTACGYFLLSVFIPTYFDKMLDFGMQTSFLITSINMVLFSLSILLGGWLSDRFGKRKQMIVASILLALLVYPLFLVMKIGPISAMLSHFGLIFLFSIYYGPIPAAICSVFPVKTRLIGVSVAHNFAMAAFGAYAPTLATYLIKWSGNISIPAVLFVISALLTAAGLYVWEEGKSY; from the coding sequence ATGAACAAAGCAAAGATCGATACAGAATTTCAGGCTATGAAAAAGGTTATTTTTTCCTGCATCGCAGGAAGCTCCTTAGAGTGGTATGACTTTGCCCTGTACGGTTACTTTGCCGCTCTGCTTGGAAGGCTGTTTTTCCCCTCTGGCGACGAGTTTCAGCAACTTATCGCTTCATTTGGCGCATTTGCCTCTGGACTTATCGCTCGCCCAGTCGGTGCGGTGATGTTTGGCTATATTGGCGACATATGGGGCCGAAAAAAAGCGCTGATAGTTTCCATATATATGATGGCGATACCTACCGCCGCCATGGCCTTGCTGCCGACTTATGAATATCTGGGCATCTGGTCTGGCGTGCTGCTGACGATGATTCGGATTGTTCAAGGACTTGCGCTTGGTGGCGGGTTTACAGGTACTATGGTGTTTATTTACGAACACTCAAGTGAAAAGCGTCGAGGGACTTATTCATCATGGGCTCCATTCAGTCTGGTTTTTGGTTTTGTACTGGGTGCAGTTATTGCGACCGTTGTAGGTTTTGCACTGGATAACGATGCTTTAGAATCATGGGGATGGAGGGTCCCTTTCGGTATCAGCTTCATCGGCACCTTTATAGCCAAATATGTTCAAAAGCGGCTTTCTGATCCAAAAGAATTTCTCGATGCCAAAAAACAAAAGGCAGAGAAAGAGCCACTGCTTAGAAGTTTGTTTTCACGGCATTGGAGGGCGCTGATACTGGTTGTCGTTATCGATATACTGACGGCTTGTGGCTACTTCCTGTTGTCCGTTTTCATTCCTACATACTTTGACAAGATGCTGGATTTTGGCATGCAGACGAGCTTCCTTATAACCAGCATCAACATGGTGCTGTTTTCTTTATCAATTTTGCTTGGGGGATGGTTGTCTGACAGGTTTGGTAAACGTAAGCAGATGATTGTCGCTTCAATTTTGCTGGCCCTTCTGGTTTATCCGCTGTTTTTAGTTATGAAGATAGGGCCTATTTCGGCCATGCTGAGCCATTTCGGACTAATATTCTTGTTTTCCATATACTATGGCCCTATACCTGCGGCTATTTGTTCAGTTTTCCCAGTCAAAACAAGGCTGATAGGGGTTTCTGTTGCCCATAACTTCGCTATGGCCGCTTTTGGAGCATATGCCCCTACTTTGGCTACGTATTTAATCAAGTGGTCGGGAAACATCTCAATCCCGGCAGTGCTGTTCGTCATAAGCGCGCTGCTTACCGCTGCAGGGCTATACGTTTGGGAAGAAGGCAAAAGTTACTAG
- a CDS encoding DUF2628 domain-containing protein, which translates to MSKQSGASGSAKLSSYQKSILDVIYKKTGQTCKHDTYYLNRLNDIYEGNKVFSFNWAAALFGPLWFVYRKMYLCTFVFFLGFIFLFDIGFQEHTLALIWCSFDHVWPGVLGEEYRYWNIVRQFDTLAYCIVYGYAGNICYYSFIGKKSKQNMHNNYSATHSPLFMGLLCSALVLLASGVYYFVMR; encoded by the coding sequence GTGAGTAAACAATCCGGCGCATCAGGATCTGCAAAGCTGAGTAGCTATCAAAAATCAATACTTGATGTCATTTATAAAAAAACAGGACAAACGTGTAAGCACGATACATACTACCTGAACAGGCTGAACGATATTTATGAAGGCAATAAGGTGTTTTCATTTAATTGGGCGGCAGCTTTGTTTGGTCCGCTTTGGTTTGTATACAGGAAAATGTACTTATGTACGTTTGTTTTTTTCCTTGGGTTCATTTTTCTTTTCGACATTGGATTTCAGGAGCACACCCTTGCCCTAATTTGGTGCAGCTTTGATCACGTATGGCCGGGAGTTTTGGGCGAAGAATATCGCTATTGGAATATTGTTCGGCAGTTCGATACTTTAGCTTACTGCATTGTTTATGGCTATGCTGGCAATATTTGTTATTACAGTTTTATAGGTAAAAAATCTAAACAGAATATGCATAATAATTATTCAGCTACGCATAGTCCGCTGTTTATGGGGCTGCTTTGTTCTGCCTTGGTGCTTTTGGCGTCAGGTGTGTATTATTTTGTTATGCGGTAG
- a CDS encoding type II toxin-antitoxin system RelE/ParE family toxin has protein sequence MSYEITYDEKVLSDIKKIPKDLLISIRKAVESRLSERPYDFRPLSGKKYQGLFRLRVGDYRIIYAIDENLQLIKALAIGLREKIYQTLDRRISAN, from the coding sequence ATGAGCTATGAAATAACCTACGACGAAAAAGTCCTCAGCGATATTAAAAAAATCCCGAAGGATTTATTGATTTCGATTAGAAAAGCCGTAGAAAGTCGATTATCAGAACGACCATATGACTTCAGGCCATTAAGTGGGAAAAAATATCAAGGGTTATTCAGATTACGTGTAGGCGATTACAGAATTATTTACGCGATAGATGAAAACCTTCAGCTTATCAAGGCGTTAGCAATTGGTCTTAGAGAGAAAATATACCAAACTCTAGATAGACGAATTTCTGCAAATTAA